One window from the genome of Nicotiana tomentosiformis chromosome 5, ASM39032v3, whole genome shotgun sequence encodes:
- the LOC104109740 gene encoding early nodulin-like protein 14 isoform X2, giving the protein MGAKKLLVVAVAAILFTAAMVAGADDQVHHVVGEDRGWDPSSDVASWSSGRVFRVGDKISQESVVELRNEEELASCDVTNPIKMYTDGLDKISLEGEGIRYFASGNTESCKNGLKIPVKIQPKEQNVAQNIGSMAVAAGPTLPSASTNLNGLSHLLVVGLSICFLGL; this is encoded by the exons ATGGGTGCAAAGAAGCTACTGGTTGTGGCGGTGGCGGCGATTCTTTTCACGGCGGCGATGGTGGCCGGAGCTGATGATCAAGTGCACCATGTGGTCGGAGAGGATAGAGGGTGGGACCCATCTTCTGATGTTGCTTCTTGGTCCTCTGGTAGAGTTTTCAGAGTTGGTGACAAAATCT CTCAAGAGAGTGTAGTGGAGCTGAGAAACGAGGAAGAACTTGCATCGTGTGATGTCACAAATCCGATCAAGATGTACACGGACGGCTTAGATAAGATCTCGCTCGAAGGAGAAGGAATCAGGTACTTCGCTAGTGGGAACACAGAGAGCTGCAAAAATGGGCTGAAAATACCTGTGAAAATCCAGCCCAAAGAGCAAAACGTGGCCCAAAATATTGGATCAATGGCTGTAGCAGCTGGGCCGACATTGCCTTCTGCTTCAACAAATTTAAATGGGCTTTCTCACCTTTTAGTTGTTGGATTATCAATCTGCTTTTTGGGCCTTTAG
- the LOC104109740 gene encoding early nodulin-like protein 14 isoform X1, with translation MGAKKLLVVAVAAILFTAAMVAGADDQVHHVVGEDRGWDPSSDVASWSSGRVFRVGDKIWFTYSAAQESVVELRNEEELASCDVTNPIKMYTDGLDKISLEGEGIRYFASGNTESCKNGLKIPVKIQPKEQNVAQNIGSMAVAAGPTLPSASTNLNGLSHLLVVGLSICFLGL, from the exons ATGGGTGCAAAGAAGCTACTGGTTGTGGCGGTGGCGGCGATTCTTTTCACGGCGGCGATGGTGGCCGGAGCTGATGATCAAGTGCACCATGTGGTCGGAGAGGATAGAGGGTGGGACCCATCTTCTGATGTTGCTTCTTGGTCCTCTGGTAGAGTTTTCAGAGTTGGTGACAAAATCT GGTTCACCTACTCGGCAGCTCAAGAGAGTGTAGTGGAGCTGAGAAACGAGGAAGAACTTGCATCGTGTGATGTCACAAATCCGATCAAGATGTACACGGACGGCTTAGATAAGATCTCGCTCGAAGGAGAAGGAATCAGGTACTTCGCTAGTGGGAACACAGAGAGCTGCAAAAATGGGCTGAAAATACCTGTGAAAATCCAGCCCAAAGAGCAAAACGTGGCCCAAAATATTGGATCAATGGCTGTAGCAGCTGGGCCGACATTGCCTTCTGCTTCAACAAATTTAAATGGGCTTTCTCACCTTTTAGTTGTTGGATTATCAATCTGCTTTTTGGGCCTTTAG